A genomic stretch from Candidatus Delongbacteria bacterium includes:
- a CDS encoding GNAT family N-acetyltransferase encodes MYNTLTVDKYSDLTEEQWDTYFNFRLLLDEQINSQTAYKSLVELQNKMAFTFNDTNRLIIIRDDHKFIAIIWLTRKKKVDFENARLDLTFGSLLYDIPLDIVDLIKKSILEFKQDNEPVYFQTSSFKYVELVKSLSGKLFNDALSFKLNLEDIDWENINQWYQTGKSNKDISLRLFKGLPKNKKLAQELLALWEMVDRDIPNSENYYDFFSNRGYIDESLSYAKENGGIDYFYTLFAKKDHKMIGLTHVSFYPQKSGYAGQSISGVIPEFRNHGLGKYLKAVMLKRLIKDFPKELKGVRTGVSKNNHAILKITKQMGFRFQGNRLSYKLDI; translated from the coding sequence ATGTACAACACATTAACAGTAGATAAATATTCTGATTTGACAGAAGAACAATGGGATACTTATTTCAATTTTAGGTTATTACTAGATGAGCAAATCAATTCTCAAACAGCTTATAAATCTTTGGTTGAATTGCAAAATAAAATGGCTTTTACATTTAATGATACTAACAGATTGATTATTATTAGAGATGATCACAAATTTATTGCGATAATCTGGCTAACTAGAAAAAAGAAAGTTGATTTTGAAAATGCTAGGCTTGATCTAACATTTGGCAGTTTGTTATATGACATCCCCCTAGATATTGTTGACTTGATTAAAAAGTCTATTCTGGAGTTTAAACAGGATAATGAACCGGTCTATTTTCAAACCAGTAGCTTTAAATATGTTGAACTTGTTAAAAGTCTTTCCGGCAAACTTTTTAATGATGCTTTATCTTTCAAACTTAATCTGGAAGATATAGACTGGGAAAATATTAATCAATGGTATCAAACAGGCAAAAGCAATAAGGATATTTCATTAAGATTATTTAAAGGATTACCGAAAAACAAAAAGCTTGCTCAAGAACTTTTAGCTCTATGGGAAATGGTAGATAGAGATATTCCTAATTCAGAAAATTATTATGATTTCTTTAGTAACAGAGGTTATATTGACGAATCTTTGTCTTATGCAAAAGAAAATGGAGGTATAGATTACTTCTATACGCTGTTTGCTAAAAAAGATCATAAAATGATTGGCCTGACTCATGTCTCTTTTTATCCTCAAAAGTCCGGATATGCCGGCCAAAGCATCAGTGGTGTAATTCCTGAGTTTAGAAATCATGGTTTAGGTAAGTATTTGAAGGCTGTAATGTTAAAACGACTAATTAAAGATTTCCCAAAGGAATTAAAAGGAGTAAGAACAGGAGTTAGTAAGAATAATCATGCTATTCTCAAGATTACCAAACAAATGGGCTTCAGATTTCAAGGTAATA